The Ictalurus punctatus breed USDA103 chromosome 28, Coco_2.0, whole genome shotgun sequence DNA window CAAAATCGTTTTGATCTCCGGGGTCCAGTCACGCTTTGCCGGTAACGCCTTGTCGTGAATTGTTGCGCAAAACACTAAAGAGATCATAGATGAACATACTGCTTATGTACCATTCTCATACTGGTCGACACAGGTTTTGTGATGATAGCTCAGCGCCAACCCTGACAAATTCATGATGAAATCTGATAATCCAGTGTTTCTCAATTATTCAAGTTTAGAATTCCAGCTACAGATCATCACAGCAATACAGATACCAAATCTCAGCGTACAGCGCCCCCCATTGATGACCATGCCCCGAATTTAGCAGACGTCTCCAGACCCTTGTTCTAAACATACCGTagcttgaaatgttttgtgtgaATTTATTGCTGTCTGTTCAGAATTGACTGAGAAATGTGACAGCCATGTTTTGAAGATCtctgaaaatttaaaaaactataGCATAAGTATGGTAAAGGTTCTGTAAATTATTCAAATTAGCCTAAAATATAAGTGGGCAGAGCTAAAGAGTCAGAATTTCTAATTTGTTCAAAATTAACCAAGGAATCAGATGGTAAAAAGCGTCATCTGCTGGTATAATTTGGGACTTTACCCAGATGAACATTACATGTTTTTTTGACAATGGTAAATATACATGAAGAATagacaaattttatttatttatctatttatttatttaacatatttttaatacatAACTTTCAGGAAATCAAATATTGATTTTGAGAATACACATCATTCTAGGCAAATAagaacaatactactactactactactaagtagaagaagaggaaaaacaacaatactattagcagtagtagtactacttgctactactgctaatagtaataataagaaaaagaacaacagcaacaatactaGAAggacttttactactactactactaagtagaagaagaagaacggcAACAATACTAGTAGtatttttactattactacaactagtagtagaagaagaggaagtgctactactactactagtaataataataataacaagagcAACAAtaatactagtagtagtagtactcttactactactactactggtaataataataataataataataataataagaggaagaagaagaagaagagcaacaatacaacaactactactactactactactagtagtaataataagttgatgaagaagaagaagaagaaaaagaaagtgacaaagaagaagagcaacaataatactagtagtagtagtacttttactactactacttctactactggtaataataataataacaataataagaggaagaacaacaacaacaatactactactactgctactactagtggtaataataagaataagaataacaacaacaacaaaaacaacgatactactactactactgctactactactagtagtagtggtagtagtagtagtagtagtattaataataataataataataataataataataataataataataatagaagaaaggaagaagaccAAGAAGAGGAGCAACAACGATACTAATAGTAAaatacttttactactactactagtaataataataataacaacaatactagtactattactactactattagtagTAATTATAAGAAGAATTATAAGAAGAGCAACAATACTACTAGTAGCAGTAATAAATCttcttattattactgttattattattactgttattattattattattattattattattattattattattgtgtatttGATGCGATGTTTTCAGTTTAGTTTCTTTCCTCAGGGGGCTTGTGTATTGTTCAGAGAGAGCACACTGTCGCTGGCTTCCcgcttttgttttcgtttgtttTGTACTTCGCTTAGCGACGCCTCAGTGAGCATAGcagcggacacacacacacacacacacttcaggacATTTTTAACTACTTAGGCTCATATAAAAGAGGGGAAAATGGTTGTGTCAGTAGTTTATCTCACTGTAACTTGATCGTTTATTCAGGGTTTGGCGCTGTGAAGCTGAACTGCTAGGTTGTAGGTGAATCACTGAGGAAAAGAGGCGCTAGCTGGCTAACCCCCGACAGCTAAATTAGCTAGTTAGCTTTAGctgttaaaaagaaagaaatatgcgAGCTGATTTTTAGCGAGACTGAAACACTTTGTAAGAGGAGCTGTGTTTAACAGACAGGCGAACAAGCTGGGTTATTCAGAGGAGAAGGCATTTCCAGCTCCTCAGATGAACCTGGTTAGCTAGCGGAAACGGCTGTTAGCTCGCTTTGGAAAAATTAGCTACTTTGGCACCCGCGCGAGCGTTTCCACACGAGCCTGGTCCGAGGAATGGCCACCGCTTCCGGTTTCTCTTCTGGCGTGAGCGGCTCGCGGAGCGGCGCGTCTCTGACTGCGTCCTCGTCCGGAGCGGGCGGCCAGGCGCAGGGCATGGTGGCGGTGTGGGAGTGGCAGGATGATGCGGGATCGTGGCGGCCCTACAGCGGCCAGGTGAGCTGCTTCATAGAGCAGTGTCTCCAGCATCATCGGAGCGCAGGCCCGACTGTCACCACCATCTCCCTGGGGCAGAGTGACCCGAGCCTGGCCGCCTACATCATCGACATCCCGAGTCTCAAGCAGTTCCGACAGGACACCGGTAAGCATCTCTTTCTAACACGAGCTATGGTTTTCCTGCCTGGTTATTAGGACACTTTCCAtccataggggtgccaatacatatGCGGGGACCCATAGTTTGTGTAATTCACTTTTCAGCCAGTGACACCACCTTATTGAACCCGGGACAGTAGAGCTGTGAGGTGCCATCACCACCATGCCgctaccatcaccaccatgccgccaccaccaccatgctatCACCACCATACCACCACCACTATGCTATCACCACCTCCTTAaagatttgtatttttatttcaaatgttaTAATCCAGCAAGTCAAATATTAGGCTCGTTATTTAAATGGTCGTTTATTTCATCCGTAGTGcgtttttattcctgaacacTCCACTAAGAAtcttatttacattattataaacattatttataaggccatttgtttttcttttctttttttttattgaggtttggatgaAGTCTATTCAATTCATGTGACAAgtcaaacataaataaattataggCCTCCTGGCTATGCGTCACAGACCCAAAATTGAGATCAGCTGATTTAGTGTGTTCTTGGACAGTCTCGAAAAGTCCTGAAAATGGGAAAGAACCCTGTTTAAAGTGAGTCGGTTAGGTTTTATCCCGAGAGTCTATACAGTATGACGGTGCTGGGTGTTTCCAAAAGAAATCCTCATGATCACGATGTCTGAGCTTCAATAGAAAGCGCATGCCTGTGATCACCGCACCGGACCGGAGCCAGTACAGGAAAAGTCCGACGCAACTGTGTGTCTCTGCTGACTCTGTAAAGTCTGTGACACGTGGCCTTTTCCGCTGCGTCAAGTGCGGTATAGGGGCGCTATCGGTTCTCTTTAGTGTCTCCACGATGGCGACCTTGTTTTCGAAAGACTCGTGACACCTGCACTACCCGCTGACCGAACAGGACGGACGAGGAAACAATCGCAGGAAGCATGCTTCGGGTTTTGACAGGAAGGACAGAGTTTGTGGCTTAAAAATAGTACTTGCGCAAACTACGAGGTCATTTTAGGTATGTTTCGCATTCGTAAGCAAAAGCAGCCGGATAAGTTTTTAATGTTGCGTTTGTGGAAGAACAAACAGGCTCATAGTCGTGATGACTGCTAACCCGATCACGGTCGTATCGTATCATCGTGGACAGCCTCTTGTTCGATCCGTCTGTCTGCGCTGCTCTTATCTTCGGTGTTTTCTTTTCCTGCAGGTAAGATCCGCTCGGTGCGACGCAGCATCTTCCCTCAGTCGTCTGCACTGGGCAGCGGCGTGCTCTGGGAATGGGCCAACGACGAGGGCGGCTGGACGGCATACGAAATGCACGTCTCTGGTTTGCTGGAGCACAGTTACCTGGCACACCAGACCACGGCTGACTTGGGACCACATGGCCATAACTACGTGGTGGACTTCACATCGCTCGAACAGGTTAACAAGAGCTCCGGCTATCGGCGGCGCGTGCGCAGGCAGACCGGCCCTCCGTACCCTCCCGCGGCAGCCTCGGGCACGGGCTCGGTAATCCACTCAGGCCCAGCGTGCACGTGCCAGCAGTGTTTGAGCCACGGACCCATGCCCGGCCGCTCGCGCCACTCTTTCTCGGCTGGAGCCGGCCCGTCCTCGGCATACTCTCCGTATCCCAGAAGGCCGCTCTCTGTAGGGAACATGGCTTGGGGAGGACCCTGGAGCCCAGCAGCTACGTCTATGGCTCAGCCTCCAGGGCCGGTGCCGTCCTTTCCGAGTACTCCCAACGGCTCGAGGTGAGAACGAGCGATTTGGGCAGGGGGAGTGTTTCCAGATGTCAACCCTGAATGCTGGCCATTTGGCCCTTGTGCAAACTTAGTTGAGGTTCTGTATGATCCTGTTTGGAGGACGGTTTTCACAGACCTGGTTCTATAGCATAGCGTTTCTCTTATTCTCGAGTTCTCTGCTTTTGAAGTTTTTAACGTGTCGGATCAGTTGGATTTGACTCGGCTTCCCTCTGACGCTCAGAGCGTTGAACTTCTGCTCCTTGTTTCTAAAGCTCTTCTcacctctttatttttttcactctctctctctcgttagcTTCTTACCGTTGTCTGTAGCTTCCACGCTGAACGCAAAAGAACGAACGCTTGTTTTAGTTTAGCTAAGAGATTTTCTCGTCGATCGGAGGCGGGCTGGGACTCTACGTGGCGTTCAGAGGCGCTAGAGGAACGGCAGAAACTGAACGTCTTTTCCCACATACTCGGCGTCTTTGCGCTGATGTGTGAGCAAACTTGCGTTTTTAACTGGGGGAACAAAACCGATCTCGCAAGCGATCTGACGCACGCATGCCGCTCTGATCAAGCACGAGATACGAGTAACATTTTTGCTAACGCTTGAAATCGGACCGCCAGGCATGTGATTGGTGAAATGAAACGTTTCGCCTGCCGTTTGTGCGATAATGGAAAAACGTTTCCGTGAATGGGCGGTTTACAAACACGTGCTAAGTTGGTACAAAAGTGTATggtttattatgttttattacatCCTGATGGGGATGAGTTAATGGTGATGAGTCAGCTTAACAGTaggctgtttgtgtgtgtgtgtgtgtgtgtgtgagagagagagcgcgagagagagtcaTTAGGGAAATTACACGGTCAAGTGCACCAGCACAACCTCAGTCActgatgaaatgaaaataaaatgctcTAACATGGTATGACTGAAGGGGTGTAATAGAAGCGCTCCTGTACTGCTAATCGTATCCAGTCTTAACGCCATTATCTAGTTCTTTAAGCAAATGGTTCATGACTTGCAGCACTCCGCGGTGTCACGTGACGTCCAAGTGGCGTCAATGTTCTCGTTTTAGCTCTAGCCAACGTTACAAAGTTTGGGGAAAGGCTTTTGCTTTAAGGCGACGCCGTTCTACGGTGTCTACGTAGAGACGTCAAACACGGAACCTTTAAGGCGAGGCCGACGCGGCGATCCGGACCGCCGTCCGAGCCGCGGTCGGTGCGCAAAATGAATTATCAACTGAtgatttttattctttctgtttCCACAGCATTCCATCTATTCCCTTACAGCTGAACGGCTCCAGCAGCGTGAGTGCAGCCCTGGCAGGTACTGTACACACATGGTCCAAAAAACAACCCAGCTCCCACCACaacccccccctcctcctctcatGTGTCTTTTGTCTTTAGTTCCTCTACGTTACCCCTAAATGTACGTTTAGACCTTGTGagtgtcagtcagtcagtcagtcagtcagtcagtcagcgAACCTGGATCCCCCTGCCATGAAGATTAGTGTGTACCCTTGACTTGGCTCAGATATTGTCATCAATTCCCAAAAGTTTCCCAACTGGTCCAGTCATAGATCATCATCAGCATGgtatgtccttttttttttattttaaataacatacAAAAGCTGTCCCCCATCTCAGCTTTGCTCTTATTTTTACCAGCAGGTCATACGACAGCCTAGATATTCTAGTTTTATAGATTGGAAATGACAGGATCTCggggggaggaggaggtaagggggagggattttttttttgggggggggtatCTGTAGCTTAtcagcaagaaagaaagaaagaaggagctCGGCGAAAGACAGAACTAGGATAACGAGCCGTTGGCCGCACCTCCGCGGCGAGCCGGATGGGAGTCTGACGGAACGACTCGCTAAAGCGCAGTCAGGTGGATGACACTCACTGTCAGGTTTCCTTTCCGTCAAGGGACGCTCCGAACCCGCGCCCTCATCACAGCATGCAACCACCCCCTCACTTGTGGTTGGCCTGCTCCACTTTTTTGGCTCATCActtttcctctcctccctccctccctccctccctccctcccccgcATGTTTTCCGCCTGGCTCTCGGGGCCGGCTGTCCAGGCATGGCTTCCATTTTGATGTCAGCAGCAGGACTGGGAGTTCGCTTCATGACCAGCCCGTCCGGCAGGCCCAACCAAGCCCAGGCCAGCTCCGTTAAGAGGGCAAAGAGACAGCACAGGACAGGTAGCTAAGCCGTGCCAAACCTAAACACCAAACCCCGCACCCTTGAACTTCCCCTGCTGCCCACACCcctcttttcttctcctcaCACGATTCTGCTGCCTGCTCTAAACGCCGCTTTGCTtcgtttctttttgttttttgtgttatttacgGAAAAttcgaatgtgtgtgtgtgtgtgtggtattgtgATTCACTGCTGGTCCGTGCAATAACGGAAATTACATTGCACATGCGCTCCACAACCACTCACGCCGCCGCCTTTTGCCATGCCTGCATCGCTTGTCTGTTTGTGCTCGTCCGTTACTGGCTTTGTGATGTGCACGTCCTTTACCCCCTGCGAGACTAAACGCACGTGTACACGTGTCGCATGCCAACACCGTGCAACGCGCTTCCTCTGGCTGCTTTTCGTTTCCGAAACCGTTCAGGCGGGGAGGTCCGACGAGGTTCAGACAAAGACTGACACTTACAAGCAAGCCTAACCCACTTCCTTTTCATATCCGCTAACAAAAGCGTTTCAGTGTCGACACGCTGCGCCGTCGCAGCATCGCACCTAGAATCCGTACCGTGAAGCGCGTCACAAAACCGCTGCGTATCGAATTCCCTCGCTATAGCTGGAGTGTTACTCTGGGAAAAGTGCTACTAGACGATTGATTTTTGTCTTTAGTAAATCGTACTTGCTTTGACGCCGGGTTGCGTGTTCAGGAAATGGCGCTGGTGCAACTATAAGCGAAACCCTTTCCCAGAGTAGGCCGAGCTTAAACTGCTTAACGTCTCAGCgtggtcctttttttttttttttttcttttcacgtGGTTTGTGGTTCTTAATGCTGGAgcgtggctttttttttctttctttgtttcagtGTAGAACTTGCGTTGTCACGGAGAGTCTGTCAGAATCGATTTTTTTCTGAGCTGTAGCTGCGAcagatttgtgtatatatatatatatatattcttcagtTGAAGGGATGCTTAGCTTTCGGATTTTTCAGTGTTTCCGTTGTGTGTCCCCAGCTGCCCAGAAACCTGAAGACGTCATTAAGAAGTACATGGAGGAAATGCGCGTGATCCCCGACGAGGTAAGAGTTGCGTCGTCATCAAATTGCGCCTCTCGGCTGTTTCGAGACGTTTATTTATTACGTGTCGTGCGACAGCACTGTGTCGCTCCacgggtgttttattccttagttaATAGAAATATAATCTCTTGTTGGACTTAACGCTAGGAAGATGACTGTGAGATCATGGGTAATGGAATTTAATCGCTCTTTGCCACTTTGTCGTTTCAGGACTGCATGATTTGCATGGAGCGTCTGTCGTGTCCGTCCGGCTACGACAGCCCTGAAGGTTGCGGCCAGGCCCTGCAGCCCGGCACGGTGGGCAAATTCACCAAGTGTGGACACACCTTGCACATGCTCTGCATGCTGGCCATGTACAACAACGGCAACAAGGTAATGACGCTTTCGATGCCGAGCCTCGCCGTGCATGATGTAATGCTAGATGTTCGCATGACCCAAAGACCAGGTGTGTTTTCGACAACAGAAACGGATTTGATCTGTAATTCGGTACCAGGGGTTCCAGCAGTATGGCTTTTAAATGGTCAAGAGTTTACGGTACTTAGGGGGGATGATTAGTTACGTCAAAACCAACAAATGTTTCACTTCTCAAAAAGAACCCCAAAACAACTTGTAGCACACAGTCTTTGAGTAAAGccgtgtgtaaatgtttgcatgaGCCAAACGGAGTTGAAAACATATGCCGGGGATTTATAGAGCTTTCGTAAATGTCCGCTTTTCTTTGTGTTGATTAATGGCAACgacccatttaaaaaaaaaaataaaaaaaaaaaaagagcggaAAGTGAGAAATGGCGACTGACTGGCCAAAAACAGAAGAATCTCTCGGAGGCCGAAGTTGAGGTAGTTTTGATTCGAGTCACAGCATATAAAAAGGCTAATTTATGGAGAGaatttaggtgtgtgtgtgtgtgtgtgtgtgtgtgtgtgtgtgtgtgtgtaatatttccGTAATGTCATTTAGGCCTATCCCTAGGTATAAGATTCAAAGCCGGTCAATCGAGGcttacaggattttcatgaatacctggtggttgttgtttttttttttgtttttttttaagtttataaaCTATTTACGTGTAAATCCATTCGTGTCCTGCTTCATAAATGAGTCCCATTGATTTTAAAGCATAAACAACGgtactttcatttatttatttattttttacaggggtttttaaaaaaaaatttttttaccgGTTAACATTTTATTAGTGTTTCCCACAGGGACGGGGTCAGGGGTCTTTAGACGTACACGGAATATAACGACAGATGTTCGAAATAACAAAGGCAGCTTTATTTCCagttgttctgtgtgtgtttgtgtgtgtgtgtgtgtggggaccTGCATCAGCTCAGCTGTGGTGGAGTTTCTGTCTCAGACGCCATTTGTTCTCCTGAAACAGTAGCCTGAAATAATAACTTGGCATCATTTCCTCCTCATTCTCTAGGCAGCGTTGTTGTGAAGTTCTGCGTTAGTTCACGGGTATTTATAACCAGCGTTTCTGAATTCAAGGGGGTTTTGTTATGTGGCTATGCATGCCACAGTAGCCATAACGCATGCAGAAAACGAAAGTGTGCTGctcagtgctctctctctctctctctctctctctctctctctctctctctctctctcgctctcactctcacgcTTACTCTTTCACTTTAAcccttactctctctctctctcctctaacCCCAAGCTGCGTTCATGTCGCAGCCACAAGGTGTGCTGTGTTAGcaatcaataaaaatgaaaatatctaaaataaaaaaaaaaaaaatatatatatatatatatatatatatatatatatatatatatatatatatatttttttttttttaaacttaagaGCCTATATACCTCTGTGCCCTGTATGGAAACACTCGTCTTTCAAGTCCACCGATATCGCACTTCATCTAGTGCACGAATGAAGTAGAATTATTTCTTGGTGTGTTTGGTCACCCGTTTTGACGGACATTGAGAAAacgctttaaaacaaaatatcttTACGGGCATGCGTGTTGTTTTGAAATGACCTCTGTATTTTTTGTATGCAGTcttttctgttgtgtgtgtttcctatttttgacttttttttgttgttgttgttgctgtgtcTGTTCTACGAAAGGACGGCAGCCTGCAGTGCCCCTCTTGCAAGACAATCTATGGGGAAAAGACGGGCACTCAACCAAAGGGCAAGATGGAAATATACAGCATCCCTCAATCCCTCCCGGGCCACCCCGACTGCAGCACTATACAGATCATCTACAACATCCCACCTGGAATGCAGGTAGGAAATGTATTTCAAATGCaatgctacataaaacaaaggcaacctgtgtaaacactctatatatatatatatatatatatatatatatatatatatatatatatatatatatatatatatatatatatatatataattgaaaccaaaaaaaataagtgATCCAACACCCATCACCAGTGTGAAAAACGAATTGCTCCCTTAAATGTTCAATCTGGTTGTGCTACTCTTTAGCAGcgataactgcaaccaaacgtttcagataactggagatcagactttcacagcgctgtggaGGAACTTTGGCccgctcttctttgcagaactgcttcaGTTGGGGGAAGATCTTCGAGCATGATCTGCCCGTTTAAGCTCCTGCCACAGCggaggactttgactaggccactccaaaactttaattgaggttttttttttttttttttttgacctatTCAGAGGTGGAATttctcctatgctttggatcattgtcttgctgtataatccagttgcacttaaGTTtcaagactggacattctcctttaggattttctgctgGAGAGCAGAATCCATGTTTCCCTCAACCCTGCTgtagcaaagcatccccacaccatcacacccccaccaccatgctggactgtaggtatgattgttctttttgtggaattcagtgttcgGTTtgcgccagatgtaacgggacccctgtcttccaaacagttccactttcgactcatcagtccacaggacattctccaaaaatgtttgaggatcatcagtttgttttggtaaaattcagacaaggcttaatgttcttctgggttagcagtggttttcacctcgccactcttccacggatgccatttttgcccagtgtctttctgatagtggagtcatgaacagtgaactttactgatgcaagagaggcctgtagttcctttgatgttgtccttgggtcttttgtgaccTGCTGGacgagtcgtcgctgtgctcttggaggaattttggaaggtcagccacttccaAACCTttggaaggttcactactgtgccgagttttccCATTTGGAGATAAAGGCTCTCACTGttgttctttggagtcccagagttTTTGAAATAGcattgtaacccttcccagttACAAATGAAGAACCGGACACGTTAATTACTTTAATCAAGAGTTTTGCGTTTCTGTCCTTAGGGTCCCGAGCACCCCAATCCCGGCCAGCCGTACACCTGTCGAGGTTTTCCACGCTTCGGCTTCCTGCCTGACAACGACAAGGGCAGAAAGGTATGGaatggttttaatttacacagtcagtgaggaagaggaagagttCCCCCTAGACAAAACAGCCAAAAGTGTGTAAACGACAAAGAATGGTCCAGAATGTCCGACAAATAAGGTCTGAGTGTTCTATCATTTTTGCCAGTTACTTAACAGTTCTTCACTAACGTAAGCCAAAGCATTTGTTATTCGCCGACGGACCATAGTGGAGAACACGTCGAGGAGATTGCAAATAACACTGTGTGTTAATATCATGTAAGCGTAAACATATCTTAATATTGTAGAGTAAAACAGTTGGAATTTGGCTTGTAAGAAATCAGTTTCAAGCAGTTCTCTCAGTTTCTTTAACAATAAGTATAAAATCTAGTGCCTATGGAGTAcgttatctaatatttcttcTTCAGCAAACTGCATATGAAACGACTCTAGATCAGTCTAGTGGTCTAGATTACAGTTACTATTGCGTCAGGGATGGCTGGTATAAACGGGGCTTCATTTTTCATCCAGATTAGATTGTACATTGTTAACAATTGGATTATTTCAGACTTTTACTGAACCGagtgcaacagcaccaccaaatgacataaaaaataaaccGATTGGTATGAAGAAGCGATGCTGCGACTGAATTCtctctagcccagactgtagattcatgcagctcagtgtcagtcGATTACACAGAAAGAAACACCCCTAGTTTTGATCTCCGTTTGGGATGGTTTCCTAACAAGGACGCAGATGAAATACCATCACTTGTACGTTGTGTTTGTTTGCGCTAAAAAGTTTATGCTTCCAACGTGCTCTATGCTATTCCTTCACAGGTTCTGGAGCTGCTAAAGGTGGCGTGGATGCGGCGGTTGATCTTCACGGTAGGCACTTCCAGCACGACAGGCGAGCCTGACACGGTGGTGTGGAACGAGATCCACCACAAGACCGAGATGATGTCGAACGTATCGGGCCACGGCTACCCGGACCCCAACTATCTGGACAACGTGCTGGCAGAGCTGGCGGCGCAGGGCGTAACCGAGGACTGCCTGAAAAGAGACACGCCTCGGTCACGTGAGCC harbors:
- the dtx2 gene encoding probable E3 ubiquitin-protein ligase DTX2 isoform X1 — translated: MATASGFSSGVSGSRSGASLTASSSGAGGQAQGMVAVWEWQDDAGSWRPYSGQVSCFIEQCLQHHRSAGPTVTTISLGQSDPSLAAYIIDIPSLKQFRQDTGKIRSVRRSIFPQSSALGSGVLWEWANDEGGWTAYEMHVSGLLEHSYLAHQTTADLGPHGHNYVVDFTSLEQVNKSSGYRRRVRRQTGPPYPPAAASGTGSVIHSGPACTCQQCLSHGPMPGRSRHSFSAGAGPSSAYSPYPRRPLSVGNMAWGGPWSPAATSMAQPPGPVPSFPSTPNGSSIPSIPLQLNGSSSVSAALAGMASILMSAAGLGVRFMTSPSGRPNQAQASSVKRAKRQHRTAAQKPEDVIKKYMEEMRVIPDEDCMICMERLSCPSGYDSPEGCGQALQPGTVGKFTKCGHTLHMLCMLAMYNNGNKDGSLQCPSCKTIYGEKTGTQPKGKMEIYSIPQSLPGHPDCSTIQIIYNIPPGMQGPEHPNPGQPYTCRGFPRFGFLPDNDKGRKVLELLKVAWMRRLIFTVGTSSTTGEPDTVVWNEIHHKTEMMSNVSGHGYPDPNYLDNVLAELAAQGVTEDCLKRDTPRSREPE
- the dtx2 gene encoding probable E3 ubiquitin-protein ligase DTX2 isoform X2, yielding MATASGFSSGVSGSRSGASLTASSSGAGGQAQGMVAVWEWQDDAGSWRPYSGQVSCFIEQCLQHHRSAGPTVTTISLGQSDPSLAAYIIDIPSLKQFRQDTGKIRSVRRSIFPQSSALGSGVLWEWANDEGGWTAYEMHVSGLLEHSYLAHQTTADLGPHGHNYVVDFTSLEQVNKSSGYRRRVRRQTGPPYPPAAASGTGSVIHSGPACTCQQCLSHGPMPGRSRHSFSAGAGPSSAYSPYPRRPLSVGNMAWGGPWSPAATSMAQPPGPVPSFPSTPNGSSIPSIPLQLNGSSSVSAALAAAQKPEDVIKKYMEEMRVIPDEDCMICMERLSCPSGYDSPEGCGQALQPGTVGKFTKCGHTLHMLCMLAMYNNGNKDGSLQCPSCKTIYGEKTGTQPKGKMEIYSIPQSLPGHPDCSTIQIIYNIPPGMQGPEHPNPGQPYTCRGFPRFGFLPDNDKGRKVLELLKVAWMRRLIFTVGTSSTTGEPDTVVWNEIHHKTEMMSNVSGHGYPDPNYLDNVLAELAAQGVTEDCLKRDTPRSREPE